The Acidobacteriota bacterium sequence TCGGCCGTGGCACGCGAGGCGGACATCCTCGTTGCCGCGATCGGGCGCGCCGGGTTCGTGACGCCGGACTTCGTCAAGCCCGGGGCGACGGTCATCGACGTGGGCATGAACCGCGTGACGAGCGAAGCCGACGTTGTCGCGTTCTTCGGCGAGGGCTCGAAGCGTCATGAGACGTGGAAGGCGAAGGGCTCCGTGCTGATGGGCGACGTGCACCCCGCCGTCGCAGCCGTGGCCGGTGCCCTCACGCCCGTGCCCGGTGGTGTGGGTCCCCTCACGATCGCCATGTTGATGCACAACACTCTCACCGCCGCCCAACGCCGGACAGGCATCAGCGTCTGAGCGGGCCGGGCGACCTGTCGCGCCGAAGCCCGGAGGGCGAAGGCGGAAGCCCGGTCCCTACACCGCGAGATTGGTAGGGCCGGCTCTCCGAGCCCGGCCTACATGGGCTCGACCGCGCCTGCCGCGCGTGGCTTTCGTGGGCGACGGGCCTGCGAACTTCGCGCGCTTGCAGACGTACTGGTGCGTGGCCGCTGGCGGGCAGGTTGTGACGTACTCCGCAGCGTCGCGAACTGTATTCGTATACCGAGGCCGGCGGCCACCTTCGTGACAGTGGCGAACGTCGGGTTGCCAGTGGCCGAGAGCGCCTGGTAGAGCGCGGCCCGCGTCAGCCCCGTCTCTCGCGCGAGCGCGCTCATGCTACGCGCGCGTGCCACGGCGCCGAGTGCCTGCAGCATGAACGCCGGGTCGTCCCCTGCCTCTTCAGCACACGTCTCGAGATAGGCCGCGATGTCCGCCTCGTCCCGCAGGAATCGCGCAGCATCCCACTGTTCCACTTTGACAGCCATTCGTCACCTCTTCTTCGCTGCTTTCCACTCGGCCGCGATGGCTCTCGCTCGCGCGATGTCCTGCGCCTGCCTTCGCTTGTCCCCGCCGCACAACACCAGTAGAACAGTCGTTTCGCGTTGTGTGTAGTACACGCGGTAGCCAGGACCGTAGTCGATGCGGAGCTCGATCAGTCCACCGTCGAGCGCGTGATGGTCACCCGGATTGCCCTGGGCCAACCGCCCGACGCGCGCGATGACTCGCGCACGTGCCTGTCGGTCATGCAAGGCGTCGAGCCAGACCGTGAAGGTCTCGGTCATCAGCACGGTGACCGGAGACGCGCCGACGGTCATGTTGTCAATTATGATGGACACATGGCGGGCCGGGCAAGCCCGGCCCCTACGTCCGGCAGAAACGTACAGGCATCTCCCTATCCCGCACAGACCCGGTCGTGCACCCCCCCCACGGTGTAGGGGCCGGGCTTGCCCGGCCCTACTTCGGTTCGACGGAGCGCAGCCAGCGGGCCAGGACGGCGATCTGGACGTCGGTGTCGGCGAACGTGCCGTCGGTCTTGACGACGCGGTCGGCGGCCTCGACCTTCTTCGCGATCGGCCATTGCGCCGCCAGGCGCGCGTCGGCGTCTTCGCCAGACAAGCCGTCTCTTGCCATCAATCGTTTGCGCTGCGTCGCCGGATCGCAGGCCACGACGACGAGGAAGTCGAACTGGTGCGTGCGTCCTGTCTCGAAGAGCAGGGGGATGTCGGCAATCGCCGGCCCGCGATAGCCGCCCGCCGCGAGGTCCTCGAACCACGCCTCGATACGCTGCCTCACCTCGGGGTGGATGATGGCTTCGAGGTCGGTACGCGCCAGTCGATCGGCGAAGACGATCGCGCCGAGCGCCGAGCGATCCAGCGCGCCCGATGCGTCGAGCACGCCTGGACCGAACCGTCCCACGACGGCGCGCAGGCCGTCGGACGCAGGCGCCACCGCGTCGCGCGCGAGTTGGTCGGCGTCGATGACGGGGAGTCCGTATTCACGTAAGCGAGCCGTGACATATGACTTGCCCGTCGCGATGCCGCCCGTCAGGCCGACGCGCACCACGCCGTCAGGCATCGGTGTCTTCACTGGTACGCGCGGGCGCCAGCCGGTCTTCGACGAACGAGTTCCACTCGTGGCAGTGCGGACACCGCCAGAGCAGTTCCTTGCTCCGGTACCGGCAGCGCAGGCAGATGTGCGGGTCCTTGTAGAACACGGCGTCCCGGCTGTGCGTGACGTAGCGTTCGACGGCGGCTTGGTCCAGGTGCAGCGCGAGGAGGATGTCCCACGCGCCCTGATGGAGCAGGAGTGCGTGCGGGTTGATCGTGAGCGCCGCCAGCGCGAGTTGCAGGGCTTCGTCGGGGCGGCCCGCACGCAGCATGTGGCGCGACAGCGCGAGCCGCGCGCGCCAGTCCTGCGGATGGTCGGTCGCGATGCGGCGGAACAGGTGCTCGAACGCATCTGGGCGCCCCGCCGCGGCATAGGCGTCGGCGAGGCGATCGGCGACCAGATGGGCTCGCGCCGGTATCGACGCGACAAGTTGCTCCCACACCTCCACCGCTCCTGGCATGTCGCCGGCGTCGCGCCTGACGTCGCCCAGGTTCAGGTACGCGGGCGCCACGTCGGCATCGAGCTCGATCGCGGCTTCGAAGTGACGACGTGCGGCCGTGAGGTCGTTCCGTGCGAGCGACTGCATCCCCAGCTCGTTCTCGAGGAACGCCTGGATCTGCTGATGGCGCTTCGTGCGCTGCTCCGGCTCGTCCTCGCGCGCGAGTTCCCGGCGTACGCGATACGCCTCCGACCACTGGTTCTGGTCTTCGTAGAGCTTCTGCAACTGCAGCAGCGCGTGCTCGTTGCTCGGGTCCAGCCGCAGCACCTCGCCGAACGCCTCGTGCGCGCGATCGACGAACCCGCCGCGCGTGAAATCGAGGCCCAGGCAGAGCAGGGCATACGTGTGTTCGAGCTTGCTCAGGCGCGGGCGCTGGAGGATCTGCTGATGGATCTGGATCGCCCGCCCGCCCTGTCCCTTCTCCCGATACAGGTTGCCGAGAATCATGTGGATCTCGACGGCATCCTCGTCCACGCGCGCGGCCTGGCTCAGTTCCTCGATCGCGTGATCGAGCTGGTTGGCCACGAGGAAGTTGAGGCCCTGGATGTAATGCGGCGACTGCCGCGCCTTGCGGCGGTCGATCCAGCGGCCTTCGTGCAGCTTGTAGCGCTCCCACGCCTTGCCGGCGGCCAGGCCGAGCAGCAACGCGACGAGCGCCGAGAGAAGCGGGAAGTAGTCAGCGATCACGGACGTTCGTGGCCATGTGTGGCAACCATCGCGTCCCATCGGCCCTGGGCGCGCAGGATCTCTTCGATGAGCGTGCGTACCGCCCCGTGGCCGCCCGATGCCGGGCTCACGAAGTGGACGGCAGCACGGACTTCCGGAACGGCATCGGACGGACAGGCCGCCAGGCCCACGCGACGCAGCACCGGCAGGTCTACCACATCGTCGCCCATGTAGGCGACAGTTTCGGCGTCCCACCCGCGCGTGCGCATCAATTGCTCGACGACAGCGGCCTTGTCGGAGACGCCCTGGTGTACGGGATCGAGCCCCAGTTGCTTCGCGCGATGCAGTGTGGCCGCCGAGTGCCGCGCCGAGATCACGCCGACGGTCAGTCCCGCCCGCCGCGCGATGACGATCCCGGCGCCATCCTTGATGTCGAAGCGCTTGGTCTCG is a genomic window containing:
- a CDS encoding putative addiction module antidote protein → MAVKVEQWDAARFLRDEADIAAYLETCAEEAGDDPAFMLQALGAVARARSMSALARETGLTRAALYQALSATGNPTFATVTKVAAGLGIRIQFATLRSTSQPARQRPRTSTSASARSSQARRPRKPRAAGAVEPM
- a CDS encoding type II toxin-antitoxin system RelE/ParE family toxin, which produces MTVGASPVTVLMTETFTVWLDALHDRQARARVIARVGRLAQGNPGDHHALDGGLIELRIDYGPGYRVYYTQRETTVLLVLCGGDKRRQAQDIARARAIAAEWKAAKKR
- a CDS encoding dephospho-CoA kinase, producing the protein MRVGLTGGIATGKSYVTARLREYGLPVIDADQLARDAVAPASDGLRAVVGRFGPGVLDASGALDRSALGAIVFADRLARTDLEAIIHPEVRQRIEAWFEDLAAGGYRGPAIADIPLLFETGRTHQFDFLVVVACDPATQRKRLMARDGLSGEDADARLAAQWPIAKKVEAADRVVKTDGTFADTDVQIAVLARWLRSVEPK
- a CDS encoding tetratricopeptide repeat protein, translated to MIADYFPLLSALVALLLGLAAGKAWERYKLHEGRWIDRRKARQSPHYIQGLNFLVANQLDHAIEELSQAARVDEDAVEIHMILGNLYREKGQGGRAIQIHQQILQRPRLSKLEHTYALLCLGLDFTRGGFVDRAHEAFGEVLRLDPSNEHALLQLQKLYEDQNQWSEAYRVRRELAREDEPEQRTKRHQQIQAFLENELGMQSLARNDLTAARRHFEAAIELDADVAPAYLNLGDVRRDAGDMPGAVEVWEQLVASIPARAHLVADRLADAYAAAGRPDAFEHLFRRIATDHPQDWRARLALSRHMLRAGRPDEALQLALAALTINPHALLLHQGAWDILLALHLDQAAVERYVTHSRDAVFYKDPHICLRCRYRSKELLWRCPHCHEWNSFVEDRLAPARTSEDTDA
- a CDS encoding HAD hydrolase family protein, giving the protein MSAPSSATAVERARRIAVLLLDVDGVLTDGGVYIDGDGRETKRFDIKDGAGIVIARRAGLTVGVISARHSAATLHRAKQLGLDPVHQGVSDKAAVVEQLMRTRGWDAETVAYMGDDVVDLPVLRRVGLAACPSDAVPEVRAAVHFVSPASGGHGAVRTLIEEILRAQGRWDAMVATHGHERP